The Calypte anna isolate BGI_N300 chromosome 3, bCalAnn1_v1.p, whole genome shotgun sequence genome segment GGTTTGTTTCATTCTCGACCTTGTGATggacaaagagaaagagaggtgTCACCCAGGGTTACCTCGAAGAGTAACGTAATGAACTTTCCTAATACAAATCCGCCTGGAAGACCCAGACAAAAAATTCCAAGTAGCTACCAGCTGTCCTCTACAAGATACCCACAGAGAGCCCAGCATCAGTATCTCCctcctcttttaaaaaacaaacccaaaaccaaccaaacccaaaatctGACAAGTCTTCTTTACTCCTCCAGCATATTTTGTACTGTTTTCCTCAAACACACCTTTGTACACAGCTCCCCGctcctccacaaaaaaaaaaaatcagccgTCAGCATTTCTACCTAAACTCTTAAAGTAAGTGTTAATGTAGCACTTCCTTTTGGTAAGAGATCCCAAAGGAAATAATCTCCTGGAAATGTCACCAATgctttggaaacaaaaggaaaactcaGAATATCAAGGTGGAAACAGATAGCCAGGTATTTAGGCATGTGCCAATAAAACTACAATTATTCCTAATTATTCCAGAAAAAAGTAGGAAAACCTTAAAAGCATAAATTCAAGAGAGATAATCAGAAAAGCCCACTTTACAATGCGTGCACGACTATGACAGTTTGCAGAAGAGCACAACGGACTGGCAACTCTATTTGGGAGAGCTGTCTAGATCTACAGCTAAGTACTAGCTTGCTGATAAATTTTATCAGTTATTCAGGTTGAGTAAGAAATCTTCATATATGAACACAGAGACATCAGAAGTCAGCACAACGAATTACAGAGGTGACATCCACACTGACCGAGGAAGATCCCAGCCTCTGCTGAAGCCCAAGCTGTGCCATTTACAGTTGCACCCATTCTAAAAGGGCTGCATAAAATATTGGTCACTTCTCTTaccatttttcccctctgctgagCTGATCTGGTTTCACGGAGGCTGAATACATTCCCACACACAGATATCTCTCTCCACACCCCTGGCTTGGAGTCTTCTGTAAATCCATTACGAGGATGCATAACAAGAACTCCATTTGTGGTGAGTCCATCCATTTGCCCGTCTGATGTCTTCCACTTTGCAGCTTTCTCCTAAGAGAAATTAGAGTTACATCAATGAAAACTCTAATTTGGCTGAAGTGCAGCTACAAATTAGTTAAAGAATAAGCTTTCACTGaacttagaggaaaaaaaaaaaaaaaaagaaaaaaatgagctcCCTTACCccaagaaagatattttttgaGGAGTCAAATCCTGCAGCATATATTCTTGCTGTGAAAGGAGGGTTACGTTCACATATGATTCTGCAGGCAAACCTTGATATAGTGCTCTGCACAGACTGCGTGTCTGAATTACTCTGACTTCCAGGAACTGTGTCTGTCACAACAAAGTCTATAGGACTCTCCGTTGAGCGACCAATCTggaaagggatttaaaaaaaaaaacaaaaaaacaaaacaccaaacctgTTTAGAAGTCTGCCTATGGGTCTATGAATATTCAAACATTTGAAAGTGATCAAGAAAAGATCATGACATTCCagtctgaaatatttctctccACCAATCTAAATTTAGGTTTCTAAACCCTAATCTGAATTGATGAATTATTCCACCTCCATGCGATCCAAGTTATTCTGAAGGCTGAGCACAGCCAACTGGAGGAAGGGGAAGTAAAATGATGTAATTAAGTCAATTCTGAGATGATTTCCCATTGAAGGCCTTCTCATCAGAAAGGTTACACTTGGGTCAGCTGGACCAGCTGCAGTAGCGGCAAAAGAGCCAGGAAACAGCAGTTAGCTGGAAGAAGAGAGACATTCCACCACTCTGCATGCCCAGAATATTCTGAACAATGCCAGACTAGGTGGAGATGGAGACGTAGGAAAATTAGATTACGTGAGCTGACTCTCCAGCTCCAGTGAGGCACTGAGAAGCAGCAAATCTGTCAGGAAAGACCAGCTTTGTGGCAGGGAGGGTTTTCATTAACATGCACAGAACACAACAAGAATGCAATGTCTGACTGCAACCAGATTTTTCTAGTAGGGGCATTGCCTTTTCTGGTTGCATGGGAGAAAGAGTTTTGCAGTCCCACACAACTCCACTGGGTTTGATCAAATTGCATGGGTTTCACAGCTTTTGCAGTCAAGCCATCTTATCCTTttgatatcatagaatcatagaattggctgggttggaaaggacctcagagatcatcgagtccaacccttgaaccaccgttgcggttgctagactatggcactgagtgccacatccagtctctttttaaatatctccagggatggagaatccactacttccctgggcagcccattccaatgcctgatcactctctccgtaaagaaattctaatatctaacctaagcttcccctggcacaacttaagaccatgccctcttgtcttgttgaaaatCGTTTGgcagaagagcccaacccccacctggctacaccctcctttcagggagttgtagagagcgatatATAAAGCATGAAGTTATATTCCTTTTACAAATATCCACACAGTCAGGCTTAAAGCCTGCTTACACATTACTACCTTAAACTCACTCCCAGGGCTCTCAACAACCTCTTATAGAACAGCTGGTTAGCTTAAGACTGATTAACTGCTGGGCAGGATACCCAAAAAAGCCTGAGGTGCATTTTGGTGACAGCTGGATGGAGAGCTTGCATGAGACTGAAACTGCTTTGTCAGTGTGTATTTTTTCTATTGCCTCTTAGGCAAGATAACCCATCAGGACACAGGGATTGCCACTGGCAATTTGAGAGCAGCGTGCAGGCCACAGCATGCCTGAAGAGACAACGCTTACACAAACAATAGCTTATGCTGCAGCTAGTTCATCACAGCCCTTTTGCTCTCTTGTAGGTATTTGCAAGTTGCACAGCAGCTTTCTCCACCACTTACCAAGACCTGCCACCTCCCTTAGGTCCTGCAGTGGCGTCACAGCTAAGTGCTGTGACAGCAAAACTCCATAAATTAGTTTGCCATAAATTAGCAACAACAGAACCAACTATAGCAACAAAAATCAATGCCAGATCAATCCAGGAATCAGAaggaacaaagcaaaaaacaaaccaaaccaaacaagcaaacaaaaagaaacaatcaacaaaaaaacccaaacaaaccccaaaccaaaaaccaaacaaaaccttttaaGAAGAACAGGAAACAATTGCAAGACATGAGTGCACACTACAGCAGCATAAGTGTTTGTGGTTCCTTCAGATACACAGAGGAACTGCAGCAAAGTTGCTCTGAACTGTGAAGCACATCCCCacatttttcattgctttagACTTATTTCTGGGTTTGCTTATAGCAGTTAGGGATATTTTTCGTATTAGTTGTATCAGtaggttttctgtattttcGCACTGTGTTTCTTATACCATGTCTCCAACTGGCTGATCCCAAAACCCTCTGTAAATTCTAGAAGCAAAGTTCCAAGTGCTTAAAGGGAAGAGCGTACTTGATTCTTATTTTAGCAAGGAGTGATCAGGAGAGAAGTTATGTGACTTGTAGACCAGCAGTCAAAGGCACAATCATAATCCTGTCCATTAGTCACCAAAAAAGCCCTTTCACCTCTGACCAAGCCTAAAAAAGATGCACGGCCATACAGCCTTGTTCATATTGTGGCCTTGGGAATGAGGAGAATTAAACAGTTCTGCATAATGAGGTGTAGGAAGGGTCACATACAAATTTTTGGGTCTGAgggaaaaagactgaaaagatgTCTTGTTAGAAACCACCAAAAGCAAGAGtacattcatatatatatatatatatcaaatcATATTTACTTTACATACCTGGAACATATCTGTGTTGCTGTCATGTGTATATTCAACTACTACTGTCTGGGCCCGAGACAAAGTGTAAGATATGCTGTGTTGGTCCTTATTGCTTATTGCCTATGGAAAAAATGCCAAAAGATTATTGGACCAGTGAACAATGTCTCTACTGAatacagcagcaaagcagacaaTATATATAACCAGGCTCCTCTTCTCCATAAACACACTAAGGCAGATGGTTGTTAGTGACATACCTGTAGTTAAACTTCACAAAAACCAGTCCTGGCTATTAAAAAAGCTGCAGGACTGATTCAGCAACAGACCAGACTGGTCTCTTTACCACACACTGCAACAAAATACATGTAACCGAGACATACTATTAGTCATACTTTGTGTTAAAGCAATGCTGGCCTTGAcacaaaaagagcaaaacaactGAGTGCAAAGGCTAAAACTCAATGTAACGCCATCATGTCCTTCTCAGCCTGAACTTTGCCAATAGCCAAGTGATAACAATAACTTAGGGACTTCACTCTAAAAACAGGACTTGAGTTCATACTACAAATCAGTGATGATTGATGAGATACACAGACAAAAACCTGCAAAAAGTAGTGGTGGTAAACAGGGTAAAATGGAGAAACTGAGCATAGGTTGCAGCAGTTGTAGTGAAGTAATCTAGATTTCAGTTTGTTAGTCTAGATTTTCATTCTTGCTACTACCTACCAGCAACTGAAAACACACTTTTAGAAAAGTGCTTCTAAATAGAGTTTACTTGAATACCATAAAGaattagcaaaaataaatgttttcttcacaGATCACCTATAGATGTAGTTCTGTCACAATATCTTTGGTTAGCAGAATGGTTTtgatttcagaatattttatgcCATTCTCTGAATTCAGGAATCAATATTCTGAAGTGCTAAGGTATTTAGGGAGTTAAAAACTTAACGCTACTGTATTTGCTCAAGAATCTGATCTCAACACTGAAGATTTCTAAAAAAACACTTTGCATTCTCAAATTCCACTGTTTCTTAATAGAAATGCTCTGTTTATTGTGAAACATAATTACACATACTCAGAAATCAACACAATACATAAGTATCTTATGGTAATACCTTAGCTATATTAGTTTTGATATGAAATACTATTTAACTTCAGGACCTAAGGTTTTCCTTTACTGCATCTTAATAGGAACTCCTAACTTGATTACAAGCAGTACAAAATGTGCCCTGCAAAACCCACCTGTCCTTGCCCTTGGGAAACACCCACCCACTGGACAGAGAGCTCTGGCAAAGGATCATTTAAAAGTCAGTTTTATGTAAAGCAAAGTTAGCCTTAAAGCACAAATGAGAGCAAAACCAGGAAGGCTAGAACAGATGTTTGTAGCaagtttaaaggaaaacaaaacgTGAAGTGTTTTACATGACTAACCTGTGCCCTGAactttcatgtttaaaaaataaacatttttctttctggacaAGGCAAGGACTGGGCACCAGATTTGTTTTGATGAATGGTTTCTTGCTAACCCTGACAGGTACCAAGACACCCTGGATAAACATGAGCCATTCTTTTTGCAGCCAGGACTTCATGCTTTTGACATAATTTCATCTCAGCACAACAGCACTGACTTCACTGAACTCTTTAGATAGCACCAGGAGAAATAAGACTTAACTAGAAGAACTGAACTTACCTTTGCTGCTTGAGGGGTACAGGCAATATGCACAGTGCTAGGTTTCACCCCATTTGCCTTGGGCCTTTTAAATAATGCAAacctactttttcttcttcctctatCTCCATTTGGGAGAGACCCATTGTACCTaccaaaaagcacagaaaaagaacaaaattcatCTTCCTGTATTACTTAGTTTCTCATGAGATCCAGACCTACAAGAAATTTCATTCAAAGCACAAGGTCTTCTTAATTACCACAGTAATAATAGCTACAGACTTCCAATTAATCACATTTATTCAAATCTAAGAATAGATAAACACAATACAGAAATATGCCCACAGAATTACAGTGTATACACTCAAAGACTGTAGAGCAAGGAGCATTATTCAGATTAATTTCAAAGCTACTATCCAGAAGCAAAAGAGACTTGGGTCTCAAATACAAGTCACAAAATCACAGGATGtttgaggttggaaaggacctcaaaagatcatcaagttcccAAGTGGGTTTATCTGTTGCTTCATCTCTAAATGATGTGTTCACACTGTAAATGAAAGATTCTAAATACTTATCAACCCTGGTGGACAGCTAGCATTCTAGAGAATTTAGGTTGAAATAAAAACCCATAGGAAAGAGATACACTGTCCTCTGACACTCCTATTTAACTCATTAGAAAATCCTCAGACCTTTACTTTGAACatgtcaaaataaaaagtcCACCCAGCAAACtttctttattaaaatcttCTGTTTGCACTTGGATATTATAGCATCAGTGACCATGTTcttacaaaactttttttcattttacttgaaATCTTATGGAACGTCTCCTTCCACATTATCACATTAGTCATCTATCTTGGTACAAACTGGAATCAACCTGGAAAGCATTCCCAAATTGGCTGCCTTCGTCATAAAATGCTTACCTGGGAAGAACAAGGGCCAAAAATAAACTTACATCTAACTCAACTGTTTAGAGCTCCACACCAATGCTCCCACTGCCACAAAAAAGTGTGCATACTGCAGTGCCCTTTTCCAATATATCACGTTATGTGATATATTGGTTACCACTGAAAAAGgcagccccctccctccttACACAAGATCAGCTACCAAAGAAAACCTGATCAACTTACTATTCAGTTATATGTTTGCTAGAtacacagcaaaagcaaagcagtccAAGTGAGAGGCTGTGAGACCATCTCTCACAGCAACCAGCATTTGATCTGCTTTAAGTCCACTAAGAAATCCTACCCTTATTCTCACTTCCAACCAAGTCAGAAACACTTACCCTAATACAATCAATTCACCATATTTTACTGGTGCTTTTGATGGATGATTTTCTTGATCAGGAGAAAACATGAGCTTAGCTAATGAATTCTTCTCAAATTTCAGGTCTCTGATCAAGAGCTGTGGCacacttttttcattatttcctggAAGAACAAAAGATATAATTAAATGTAAGAGAAAAGACTCAAATCCAGCAACTACACAAACCTTCACACTGGCATGATACAGTagatatatttttcatttttgtattttgggttTCCTTGAAATAATCTTAAGAACATACACAAAAAGCTATATCAGTTAAGGGTGAATGGCCTGCAAGATCCTCCACAAAACCACACAGTATTGCCTTGATATAACATCCACAGCTTTTTCCCTTCATGCTACTTCTTAGCTTAAGTTATAGAGAGCTTCATTTAGTATATTTTGTTCCACTATCAAGAAGCAGAGCCAGATAGGgattaaatttaaagaaaataaaataaaataataataaaaaaaaaatgaggaccAGAGAAGTagattttttcatggaaagtgTCTGACTAACATCCTCCCAAGAAATTTCTGGATTTGCAGATGGAAGTTGCATGACAATTTGATACTGAGTCTACCATCCAGGTTTGGGGTGTGCAGCATGACTGCATATTTAACCAGCATCAGAAGTCATATAAACAGTTCTGAAGAACAGTTCACACTATCTTTTACAGCTTATCATCAGTAACATTTCCTGATACTTCTGGCCTACCCAACCCTCCCCTGAACTTTCTATAGAGCAAGCCCACCCAACAGAGCACTTGCtcaataaatattaaaactgaTGCAAGACTATTTGACACCTCctttaacagaaaaaagaacattCCCTTGGTTCTTCCAAGCAAGTTTTCATACCAACTCAAAaagataatgttttttttagtACCAGTGGTTAACATTGTCTTCTtttcaaatacacattttgaCCCACATAGTATTTCTTGTTTCCTGTCATCTACTTTGATTATGACTACAATGCTGTGTCTTAGTTTTCTTTTACCTTCTATTTATCTAGACTGTAGATACTAGCAGAAGACATCAATGTGAGGATTTTATCTACCCTCGCCTTATGTCCTAACAAAGAAAAGGATAATGCATAGAAGATAATACAGAAGATAATTCTTTCACTGACCTCATCTCTACTCTCTCCCAgtcttctctcctccttcacAGAGAAGACTGGCTTTCAGCATCTCCTCTCAATCTACCAATTTCCTCATCTCCACCTTCAGTCACCTCACTGTACCATGTGAAAATTCTGTTTACTTCTCCATTGCCTTATGTGCCATCCCATCTATCTGGGAGACTTAAATCAAaccctttcatttttctttaatttctcattattttccaaatttccTTCACTCTCAAATCTGAGTACTGTGGATTTCAGTGCTTGGAATATGTAGTTAGCTGAAGACTGTCTCTGTGATCAACGCAGGTGTAAGATTATCACAGTGGTATCCTGCACCAGTGCACTATAACAAATCTGACATGCACAACACTACTGGGAAGTGCCTGTGTCCTGCCTATGTAACAGCTACAGGGATGTTTTTCTTGCAGAGGAAGCAGTGTGCATGTTCACTACACAGCTACCCTGGTTCAAGTTTTATGGTATCCCATCACTTAACTGGTGTAGAAAGTGCCTTGTACTGACCCAGAGGTCCCACCAGGAAGAACGACAGCAGCACgggagagagcagagcagtaCAGTTTGTTCAGAAGCATTTCTAAATTGCTGACCCATGTCTAGCAATGAATTAACTGGGAT includes the following:
- the PELI1 gene encoding E3 ubiquitin-protein ligase pellino homolog 1 isoform X1, whose product is MYRKSKWKCGYNLAVLGHGNNEKSVPQLLIRDLKFEKNSLAKLMFSPDQENHPSKAPVKYGELIVLGYNGSLPNGDRGRRKSRFALFKRPKANGVKPSTVHIACTPQAAKAISNKDQHSISYTLSRAQTVVVEYTHDSNTDMFQIGRSTESPIDFVVTDTVPGSQSNSDTQSVQSTISRFACRIICERNPPFTARIYAAGFDSSKNIFLGEKAAKWKTSDGQMDGLTTNGVLVMHPRNGFTEDSKPGVWREISVCGNVFSLRETRSAQQRGKMVENETNQLQDGSLIDLCGATLLWRTAEGLARTPTVKHLEALRQEINAARPQCPVGFNTLAFPSMKRKDVVDEKQPWVYLNCGHVHGYHNWGNKEERDGKDRECPMCRSVGPYVPLWLGCEAGFYVDAGPPTHAFSPCGHVCSEKTTAYWSQIPLPHGTHTFHAACPFCAHQLAGEQGYIRLIFQGPLD
- the PELI1 gene encoding E3 ubiquitin-protein ligase pellino homolog 1 isoform X2, coding for MFSPDQENHPSKAPVKYGELIVLGYNGSLPNGDRGRRKSRFALFKRPKANGVKPSTVHIACTPQAAKAISNKDQHSISYTLSRAQTVVVEYTHDSNTDMFQIGRSTESPIDFVVTDTVPGSQSNSDTQSVQSTISRFACRIICERNPPFTARIYAAGFDSSKNIFLGEKAAKWKTSDGQMDGLTTNGVLVMHPRNGFTEDSKPGVWREISVCGNVFSLRETRSAQQRGKMVENETNQLQDGSLIDLCGATLLWRTAEGLARTPTVKHLEALRQEINAARPQCPVGFNTLAFPSMKRKDVVDEKQPWVYLNCGHVHGYHNWGNKEERDGKDRECPMCRSVGPYVPLWLGCEAGFYVDAGPPTHAFSPCGHVCSEKTTAYWSQIPLPHGTHTFHAACPFCAHQLAGEQGYIRLIFQGPLD